The following are encoded in a window of Solibacillus sp. FSL R7-0668 genomic DNA:
- a CDS encoding dipeptide epimerase, giving the protein MKITDVKVSLVEAPLITPFKTALRTVHSIQNVMVTIHTDDGQIGIGEAAPTHVITGETLGSIQYAIEQVIAPLLKGMDLAEIAALCELVDSCLYQNTSAKAAVEIALYDLWAKKYNAPLYELLGGYRKSLTTDITISVNEHPEMVQDSLAAVKRGFSILKVKVGKDPTGDVNRILKIHEAVGPQIGLRIDANQGWTPKQAVSIIGQLEDAGVQMELVEQPVHYSDVVGMQYVTNHTQTPILADESVFSPKQAIEVIEKRAADLINIKLMKTGGISKAQQIANIAQASGVECMIGCMLETKISVSAAAHFAAANKIVTMVDLDGPSLCVKDPINGGPIFEGETIQMVERAGLGFLL; this is encoded by the coding sequence ATGAAAATTACAGATGTCAAAGTAAGTTTAGTAGAAGCGCCCCTTATTACGCCATTTAAGACGGCTTTACGCACGGTGCATAGTATACAAAATGTGATGGTGACCATTCACACGGATGATGGCCAAATAGGCATTGGTGAAGCTGCACCAACGCATGTCATCACCGGTGAAACACTTGGATCGATTCAGTATGCAATTGAACAAGTCATTGCACCACTCCTTAAAGGAATGGATTTGGCAGAAATTGCGGCTTTATGTGAGCTTGTAGACAGCTGCTTATACCAAAATACAAGTGCAAAGGCCGCTGTTGAAATCGCACTTTATGATTTGTGGGCGAAGAAATATAATGCGCCTCTTTACGAATTGCTCGGGGGCTATCGGAAATCATTGACTACAGACATTACGATTAGTGTCAATGAGCATCCGGAAATGGTGCAAGATAGCTTAGCGGCAGTGAAACGCGGCTTTTCTATTTTGAAGGTTAAAGTAGGAAAGGATCCGACTGGGGATGTGAACCGCATTTTAAAAATTCACGAAGCAGTAGGTCCTCAAATTGGGCTACGAATTGATGCAAATCAAGGCTGGACACCGAAACAGGCTGTATCCATAATTGGTCAATTAGAAGATGCAGGGGTGCAAATGGAATTAGTTGAACAGCCTGTCCATTATAGTGATGTGGTTGGGATGCAGTATGTGACCAATCACACACAAACGCCAATATTGGCAGATGAAAGTGTGTTTTCACCGAAGCAGGCCATCGAGGTCATCGAAAAGCGTGCGGCGGATTTAATAAATATTAAGCTGATGAAAACAGGGGGCATTTCAAAGGCGCAGCAAATTGCGAATATCGCACAGGCTAGCGGAGTGGAATGTATGATTGGCTGTATGCTCGAAACGAAAATTAGCGTGAGCGCGGCAGCACATTTTGCGGCAGCAAACAAAATCGTTACAATGGTCGATTTAGATGGACCTAGTCTTTGTGTTAAAGATCCGATAAACGGTGGACCTATTTTTGAGGGGGAAACAATTCAAATGGTTGAACGCGCCGGTTTAGGATTTTTACTATAG
- a CDS encoding lipoprotein, whose translation MRKFLALLLAVTLLTGCSDTMKDIKDAAAGINSKATEAATAISIDVHSIRAIELAFDNKQVAINDLFKTILRDVQWHYDESANILKISGTWKNNQLFSEQYFTEQQKQQIIENGKVTIQLHFVDNQLLESKTAAQLTLHNELLVDLQGEQLLQHFYDVFKN comes from the coding sequence ATGAGAAAGTTTTTAGCATTGCTGCTAGCAGTTACCCTTTTAACAGGCTGCAGTGATACGATGAAGGATATTAAAGATGCGGCGGCAGGTATTAACTCCAAGGCAACTGAAGCTGCTACTGCGATTTCGATTGATGTCCATTCAATTCGAGCGATTGAATTAGCATTTGACAACAAGCAAGTGGCAATTAACGACTTATTTAAAACTATATTACGTGATGTGCAATGGCATTATGACGAGTCAGCGAACATATTAAAAATTTCAGGTACATGGAAGAACAATCAGCTTTTTTCTGAACAGTATTTTACCGAACAGCAAAAGCAGCAGATAATAGAAAATGGCAAAGTAACCATTCAGTTACATTTCGTCGACAATCAATTATTAGAGTCCAAAACAGCCGCACAGCTAACCTTACATAACGAGTTGCTTGTCGATTTGCAAGGCGAGCAACTATTACAGCATTTTTACGACGTTTTTAAAAATTAA
- a CDS encoding peptide ABC transporter substrate-binding protein, giving the protein MKKYLLALACMFAFVLAACSDDSADSGKDGDSGKPQEYRTVYSGEIKTLNYLKTSETNEFAVAANLVDGLIEYDQYGVVQPGLAESWEANADASVWTFKLREGVKWVDNQGKEVADVVAQDFVDGLNYVLDAKNESSTAWIATVVKNGDAFYNEEVTDFSQVGVKAVDDYTLEYTLEGSTPYFLSMLNYVCFFPVNGAFLAEKGEAFGTTADNFLYNGAYILDKFEPQNERVLVKNDTYWDKDNVKIDRIRYKYNKEAATVAPELFLRGEIDGASIPTSILDEWLNAEDKKELVRQNTNNFYTYFYALNFDPQFDAESQPENWKVAVNNKDFRKSLYHALDRVSALLTIEPYNPQDLVSNTITPKNFVDVAGVDYTVLEPLKAITETDSFNKDLAIQHKEAAMTALAGKATFPVKLVLPYNSGSPEWANRSQVVEQQLENLLGADYIDVELFAGPATGFLGEVRRPGKFAMIEANWGPDFADPSTYTDPFTTGGTYNKPELAEGYNGEYDKLVEAAKAEVDPAKRYELFAKAEAFLIEEAFVIPYAVGGGGYVASKLNPFESQYSPFGVTSEKFKGQSILEKPMSNEEYKSAKEAWEKERAEALANASK; this is encoded by the coding sequence ATGAAAAAATATTTATTAGCTTTAGCATGTATGTTTGCATTCGTTTTAGCTGCTTGTAGCGATGATTCAGCTGATTCAGGCAAGGATGGCGATTCAGGCAAACCACAAGAGTACCGCACAGTGTATTCTGGTGAAATTAAAACATTAAATTACTTAAAAACTTCAGAAACAAATGAGTTCGCAGTAGCGGCAAACTTAGTAGACGGATTAATTGAATATGATCAATATGGTGTTGTACAACCAGGTTTAGCAGAAAGCTGGGAGGCAAATGCAGATGCATCGGTTTGGACATTCAAATTACGTGAAGGCGTGAAATGGGTAGACAATCAAGGAAAAGAAGTGGCTGATGTTGTAGCACAAGACTTCGTAGACGGATTAAACTACGTGCTTGATGCGAAAAATGAATCTTCAACAGCATGGATTGCTACTGTTGTAAAAAATGGTGACGCTTTCTACAACGAAGAAGTAACAGACTTCTCGCAAGTTGGGGTAAAGGCAGTAGATGACTATACACTAGAGTACACATTAGAAGGCTCTACACCTTATTTCTTATCAATGCTGAACTACGTATGTTTCTTCCCGGTTAACGGAGCGTTCTTAGCAGAAAAGGGCGAGGCTTTCGGTACAACTGCGGATAATTTCTTATACAACGGAGCGTATATTTTAGACAAATTTGAGCCTCAAAATGAGCGTGTGCTTGTGAAAAATGATACGTACTGGGATAAAGACAATGTAAAAATCGACCGTATTCGCTATAAATATAACAAAGAGGCAGCAACAGTAGCACCTGAGTTATTTTTACGTGGCGAAATTGACGGCGCAAGCATTCCAACATCTATTTTAGATGAATGGTTAAATGCGGAGGACAAAAAAGAGTTAGTACGTCAAAATACAAATAACTTCTACACATATTTCTATGCATTAAACTTTGATCCACAATTTGATGCAGAGAGTCAGCCAGAAAACTGGAAAGTCGCAGTGAACAACAAAGATTTCCGTAAATCACTGTACCATGCATTAGACCGAGTATCGGCGCTGTTAACAATTGAGCCATACAACCCGCAAGATTTAGTATCAAACACGATTACACCGAAAAACTTCGTGGACGTTGCCGGTGTAGATTACACAGTTTTAGAGCCATTAAAAGCAATTACAGAAACGGATTCATTTAATAAAGATTTAGCTATCCAGCATAAAGAAGCGGCAATGACTGCTTTAGCAGGAAAAGCAACATTCCCAGTGAAATTAGTATTACCTTATAACTCGGGTTCACCTGAATGGGCAAATCGCTCACAAGTCGTAGAGCAACAGCTTGAAAACTTATTAGGTGCAGATTACATCGATGTAGAATTATTTGCTGGTCCAGCGACAGGCTTCTTAGGGGAAGTTCGTCGTCCAGGTAAATTCGCGATGATCGAAGCAAACTGGGGTCCTGACTTTGCTGACCCATCAACGTATACAGATCCATTCACGACAGGTGGTACTTATAACAAGCCTGAGTTAGCAGAAGGATATAACGGTGAATACGATAAGTTAGTAGAAGCTGCAAAAGCAGAAGTGGATCCAGCAAAACGCTATGAACTATTTGCAAAAGCAGAGGCATTCTTAATTGAAGAAGCATTCGTCATTCCTTACGCTGTTGGCGGTGGCGGCTATGTCGCTTCGAAATTAAACCCATTCGAATCACAATATTCGCCATTTGGTGTCACATCTGAGAAATTTAAAGGTCAGTCTATCCTAGAAAAGCCAATGAGCAATGAAGAGTATAAATCAGCTAAAGAGGCATGGGAAAAAGAACGTGCAGAAGCTTTAGCGAACGCTTCAAAGTAA
- a CDS encoding DmpA family aminopeptidase: protein MKIQQLGVKIGKLTSGEKNCITDVAGVKVGHVTLDYPLNEKGDVACTGVTAILPHGGNLFREKVTAASYVLNGFGKTTGLVQVDELGVLESPIMLTNTFSVPAVTQGTLQYVLAQNEEIGLTTGTVNIVVGECNDSHLNSIRHCSVTPAHAIGAIENATTELVTEGAVGAGKGMICFGYKGGIGSASRIVEAENLRYTVGCLVLSNFGTTEEFMKERYHVNTEAQNSTIAPTDGSIIIVLATDAPLSNRQLKRVIKRCGIGLGRTGSHFSNGSGDIVIGFSTAHQIPHQSEAMLETRVQLRDDQPMMNLLFTAAAEATEEAILNSLTQAETTIGRQGHCVKRYPFDF from the coding sequence ATGAAAATTCAACAATTAGGTGTAAAGATAGGCAAGTTAACTTCAGGTGAAAAAAATTGTATTACGGATGTAGCGGGTGTCAAAGTAGGGCATGTAACATTGGATTATCCGCTAAACGAAAAAGGTGATGTTGCTTGTACAGGTGTGACGGCGATTTTACCGCATGGAGGGAATCTTTTCCGCGAAAAGGTGACCGCTGCGAGCTATGTGCTGAATGGTTTTGGCAAAACAACGGGGCTTGTACAGGTTGATGAGCTAGGGGTTTTAGAATCACCTATTATGCTGACAAATACATTTAGTGTGCCTGCTGTTACGCAAGGTACCCTACAGTATGTATTAGCACAAAATGAGGAAATTGGTTTGACGACAGGGACGGTTAATATCGTGGTCGGAGAATGCAATGATAGCCATTTAAATTCGATTCGTCATTGCTCTGTAACACCAGCACATGCTATTGGAGCAATTGAAAATGCGACGACAGAACTTGTAACAGAGGGCGCGGTCGGAGCGGGAAAGGGAATGATTTGTTTTGGATATAAAGGGGGGATTGGCAGTGCTTCACGAATAGTTGAAGCTGAAAACTTACGCTATACAGTAGGTTGCCTTGTCTTAAGTAATTTTGGGACGACGGAGGAATTTATGAAGGAACGCTACCACGTAAACACAGAGGCACAAAATTCTACAATTGCGCCAACAGATGGCTCCATTATCATTGTATTGGCGACAGATGCCCCATTAAGCAATCGCCAATTAAAGCGTGTAATCAAGCGCTGCGGTATTGGGCTAGGACGTACGGGTAGTCATTTTTCCAATGGTAGTGGCGATATTGTCATTGGCTTTTCAACAGCCCATCAAATACCGCATCAAAGTGAAGCAATGCTCGAGACACGTGTCCAATTACGAGATGATCAGCCGATGATGAATTTATTATTTACAGCGGCTGCAGAGGCAACAGAAGAGGCCATTTTAAATTCACTTACACAAGCAGAAACAACAATTGGCAGACAAGGGCACTGCGTGAAAAGGTATCCATTCGATTTTTAA
- a CDS encoding M55 family metallopeptidase, with amino-acid sequence MKVYISADIEGITGTTVWSETELNSPDYLQFQKQMTKEVLAAIEGAIAGGATEILLKDAHDSARNILIEQLPENVKIIRGWTQEPMCMVAGLDDSFDRAIFIGYHSEGGSAKNPLAHTLSLLADVKINGDYASEFIINAYAAALHKVPVAFVSGDQALTEHIARFNEKIVTFATKEGVGHATINVSPQKTLKETKALIEQAMKIEREQLQLELPEHFHVEIIYKDHIKAYRNSFYPGATFKAHNTVVFETDDFFEVLRILQFLT; translated from the coding sequence ATGAAAGTATATATTAGCGCAGACATCGAAGGGATTACAGGAACGACGGTTTGGAGTGAAACCGAATTAAATTCACCAGACTATCTTCAATTTCAAAAGCAAATGACAAAAGAGGTGCTTGCTGCAATTGAAGGTGCGATTGCAGGTGGCGCTACAGAAATTCTATTAAAGGATGCGCATGATTCAGCGCGAAATATTTTAATAGAACAATTGCCGGAAAATGTGAAAATCATTCGCGGTTGGACACAAGAACCGATGTGTATGGTCGCGGGACTTGATGACAGCTTTGACCGAGCGATTTTTATTGGGTATCACAGTGAAGGAGGCAGTGCAAAAAATCCGCTTGCTCATACATTAAGTTTATTAGCTGATGTGAAAATTAATGGAGACTATGCAAGTGAATTTATTATTAATGCTTATGCGGCAGCGCTTCATAAAGTGCCTGTAGCTTTTGTTAGTGGGGATCAAGCACTGACAGAACATATTGCACGCTTCAATGAAAAAATCGTGACGTTTGCGACGAAAGAGGGCGTTGGGCATGCGACAATTAATGTCAGTCCTCAAAAGACCTTGAAAGAAACGAAGGCATTAATCGAGCAAGCAATGAAAATAGAGCGTGAACAGCTACAACTTGAATTGCCAGAGCATTTTCACGTAGAAATTATTTATAAAGATCATATTAAGGCGTATCGTAATTCATTTTATCCGGGTGCCACATTTAAGGCGCATAATACCGTAGTGTTTGAAACGGATGATTTTTTCGAAGTGCTACGGATACTACAATTTTTAACATAA
- a CDS encoding M15 family metallopeptidase, whose amino-acid sequence MVGCKTILEKYLQPIQIIIGTGERPPILDNQESLIKLEPINKRLFIKPSYYQQRITDSLQVIYLREQAANRLLQALQYLPNAYSLIVYDGFRPLQVQQALYEQFKREITLSNPSWNEQQIEAETLKYVAFPSVDFQYPAPHLTGGAIDVTLGDAEGNPLDLGTAFDETCAKSATAYFESHLTENTDALKNRRLLFHSMTDAGFHNYEEEWWHFDFGNVTWARKSKAPHAIYGPIIATIENHELKEYRYK is encoded by the coding sequence ATGGTGGGGTGCAAAACAATTTTAGAAAAATACTTACAGCCAATTCAAATAATAATTGGTACAGGCGAGCGACCACCTATTTTGGATAATCAAGAGTCTTTAATCAAGCTGGAGCCAATCAATAAACGACTTTTTATCAAACCTAGCTATTATCAACAGCGCATTACTGATAGTTTACAAGTCATCTATTTACGTGAGCAGGCAGCCAATCGATTATTGCAGGCACTTCAATATTTGCCAAACGCCTATAGCCTTATTGTGTATGACGGCTTTAGACCGCTACAAGTGCAGCAAGCGTTGTATGAGCAATTTAAGCGTGAAATAACTTTGAGCAATCCGAGCTGGAATGAACAGCAAATTGAAGCGGAAACATTGAAATATGTCGCATTTCCAAGTGTGGATTTTCAATATCCCGCTCCCCATTTAACGGGTGGAGCGATTGATGTTACATTGGGTGACGCTGAAGGGAATCCACTTGATTTAGGAACGGCATTCGATGAAACATGTGCTAAATCGGCAACGGCCTATTTCGAGAGTCATTTAACTGAAAATACAGATGCTTTAAAAAATCGTAGGCTGCTATTTCATAGTATGACGGATGCGGGCTTTCACAATTATGAGGAAGAATGGTGGCATTTTGATTTTGGAAATGTCACATGGGCAAGAAAATCAAAAGCGCCTCATGCCATTTATGGACCAATCATTGCCACAATCGAAAACCATGAGCTAAAGGAGTATCGATATAAATGA
- a CDS encoding EAL domain-containing protein, with translation MQINQLPPLSKDQLLHWLIALSNQLSKGTLIVDIHDRNLMILHANDHFLQLTNYELQEIYNQNVSIFNGSRTNTDATTEFITHIRLGLAKKITLLHYTKNGAAFWNTITIHPIRDAEQTIQYVLLTCENTTEAELNKMVYKLEHEVYEAIDNEHNIQSILSLIAQKIEMFYIHDVYCTIHIFDQHYACKSLGSHSLPVEVIEELDLLTVTPNISHSPRAIYLKDFSSKQMASKHFNLNMIKGSWTKPILTSQNETIGILTLFLQDDLELKQHDINYLNRLALLIQLSIKYAEQKIELSHLAFYDIETNLPNLQNFKVELAKWLDAGFTGYIAAIHPTEFNKIVDLYGRKAGAELLSQIADRLHSYLPSDEELMARFSNSIILAKKAHLDSFHSHFKHAEPLTQVPFIINGEENYITVKTGYTAFTPQMTVEQCIHQTDIALTKARKINGTSCSMYEENSIKQLTEEMNIFNQLTFGINNKEFEVYLQPKINFETIEVEGFEALSRWNSSKLGFISPIKYIPIAEESGKIKEIDLLNLTTILHWLQQRIDAGKKIVPISLNISPDHFYEPYFLDNIIEIFNQFRVPAKYIKLEVTESIELVDFAKAKDILEKLNDFGIESSIDDFGVGFSSLSYLPKLPFSEIKIDRSFVNSMNEPGMYAVVQTIIQLAHHIDMRPIAEGIETEDQLMMLQKLGCPAGQGYYFYKPMTIQDAELLLD, from the coding sequence ATGCAGATTAATCAATTACCGCCCCTATCAAAAGATCAATTACTCCATTGGCTCATTGCCTTAAGTAATCAGCTTTCGAAAGGAACACTCATTGTCGATATTCATGATCGAAATTTAATGATTTTACATGCAAATGACCACTTTTTACAATTAACAAATTATGAATTACAGGAGATTTACAATCAAAACGTATCCATTTTTAACGGTAGTCGTACGAATACTGATGCTACAACGGAATTCATCACACATATTCGACTCGGACTGGCAAAAAAAATTACGCTTTTACATTATACAAAAAATGGTGCAGCCTTTTGGAACACGATTACCATTCATCCGATTCGAGATGCAGAGCAAACGATTCAATATGTATTATTAACATGTGAAAATACTACGGAAGCAGAATTAAATAAAATGGTTTACAAATTAGAGCATGAGGTTTACGAAGCAATTGACAATGAACATAATATTCAATCCATCTTGTCCCTCATCGCTCAAAAAATCGAAATGTTTTATATTCATGATGTGTATTGTACCATTCATATTTTCGATCAACATTATGCTTGTAAATCGCTCGGCTCCCACTCACTACCAGTAGAAGTAATTGAAGAACTTGATCTGTTGACTGTAACACCTAATATAAGCCATAGTCCACGCGCCATTTACTTAAAGGATTTTTCAAGTAAACAGATGGCTAGTAAGCACTTCAATTTGAATATGATCAAAGGCTCTTGGACAAAGCCCATTTTAACTTCTCAAAATGAAACGATTGGGATATTAACATTGTTCTTACAGGATGATTTAGAATTAAAGCAACATGATATCAACTATTTAAATCGGCTTGCGCTATTAATTCAGCTCTCCATTAAGTATGCAGAACAAAAAATTGAACTTAGTCACCTAGCTTTTTATGATATCGAAACGAATTTACCGAATTTACAGAACTTTAAAGTAGAGTTAGCAAAGTGGCTTGATGCGGGATTTACAGGCTATATTGCCGCCATTCATCCAACTGAGTTCAATAAAATTGTCGATTTATATGGGCGAAAAGCTGGCGCAGAGTTATTAAGCCAAATAGCGGATCGCCTGCATAGCTACTTACCAAGTGATGAGGAATTAATGGCACGATTTTCGAATTCCATTATTTTAGCAAAAAAGGCGCATCTGGATTCATTCCATTCTCATTTCAAGCACGCTGAGCCTTTAACACAAGTGCCGTTCATCATTAATGGGGAGGAAAACTATATAACGGTGAAAACAGGCTATACAGCATTCACCCCCCAAATGACCGTTGAGCAATGTATTCACCAAACAGACATTGCATTGACGAAGGCAAGAAAGATAAACGGCACAAGCTGTTCCATGTATGAGGAAAATAGTATCAAACAACTAACAGAAGAGATGAATATATTCAATCAATTGACGTTTGGCATTAACAACAAGGAGTTTGAAGTGTATTTACAACCCAAAATCAATTTTGAAACGATTGAGGTTGAGGGATTCGAAGCATTATCGCGCTGGAATTCTAGCAAGCTCGGCTTCATTTCGCCTATTAAATACATCCCAATTGCTGAAGAATCAGGGAAGATTAAGGAAATCGATCTGTTAAATTTAACGACGATTTTACATTGGCTACAGCAACGTATAGATGCAGGCAAAAAAATTGTTCCCATTTCGTTGAATATCTCACCTGACCATTTTTATGAGCCCTATTTTTTAGATAATATTATCGAAATCTTTAATCAGTTCCGTGTTCCAGCAAAGTACATCAAACTCGAAGTAACAGAAAGTATCGAACTTGTCGACTTCGCAAAAGCAAAGGATATTTTGGAAAAATTAAATGACTTTGGTATCGAAAGCTCCATAGATGACTTTGGTGTAGGCTTCTCTTCCTTAAGCTACTTACCAAAGCTACCTTTCTCTGAAATCAAGATTGACCGAAGCTTCGTCAATTCCATGAATGAGCCTGGGATGTATGCCGTCGTCCAAACCATTATTCAATTGGCACATCATATTGATATGCGCCCTATTGCAGAGGGAATCGAAACGGAAGATCAGCTCATGATGTTACAAAAACTAGGCTGTCCGGCTGGTCAAGGCTATTATTTCTATAAGCCTATGACCATACAAGATGCCGAATTATTACTTGACTAA
- a CDS encoding alpha/beta hydrolase yields MNTPFTYLHKTPAVQGIKQPAIFLLHGLGSDEKDLLQLVDSFSSHCHIFSLQGPIQHRPGYAFYTFAEEEGKPERHIFDKVLKGVENFITEAVREFDLDQQQLYVVGFNQGAAMAQSLAMVMGNKLRGTAALSGYLPEFAALEYSKKTMDASKIFISHGEYDYDFPIEWAEHAVRFFNDYGTNVTFRTYPVGHGVSSDNLRDLIAFLAEDLPTPLS; encoded by the coding sequence ATGAATACACCATTTACTTACTTACACAAGACACCTGCTGTACAAGGGATAAAGCAACCTGCTATTTTTCTGTTACACGGTTTAGGTAGCGACGAAAAGGATTTGCTGCAATTAGTAGATTCCTTTTCATCGCACTGCCATATTTTCAGTTTGCAAGGTCCGATTCAGCATCGCCCAGGCTATGCCTTCTATACATTTGCTGAAGAAGAGGGGAAACCAGAGCGTCACATCTTTGATAAAGTGTTGAAGGGTGTAGAAAATTTTATTACTGAGGCAGTAAGAGAATTTGATTTAGATCAGCAACAGCTTTATGTAGTGGGCTTCAATCAAGGGGCAGCAATGGCGCAATCTCTGGCCATGGTGATGGGGAATAAATTACGTGGAACTGCAGCATTAAGTGGCTATTTACCGGAGTTTGCAGCGCTAGAATATAGTAAAAAAACAATGGATGCATCGAAAATCTTCATTTCACATGGTGAATATGATTATGATTTCCCGATTGAATGGGCAGAGCATGCGGTACGTTTCTTCAATGATTATGGAACGAATGTCACATTCAGAACTTATCCAGTAGGGCATGGTGTGAGTTCAGATAACTTACGCGATTTAATTGCCTTTTTAGCAGAGGATTTACCAACACCATTAAGCTAA
- a CDS encoding FAD-dependent oxidoreductase, whose protein sequence is MNWDLQYDVVVVGSGASGFAAAITAKKEQLNTLLIEKEPYFGGASALSGGGVWIPNNRYLVDAGAADSYEEAKTYLDATVGNAVAEDVKEAYLKRGIEMLDYMHELSPHMRFSYAKNYSDYYPTLPGGKGKGRSIEPLLFDLNELGDWKDQLLSPTIDTKGFVMTGQDFVKVNMIARTTEGKVRSLRLGWRLMQHLLMKKNFAALGQALIARLALTYKELQGELSLSTEFVDFVYENDRIIGMEVMKDGERLLIKAEHGIIFASGGFSRSQEYREKFLPAPQHAEWTSSPKGQTGDIIAPFEKLHAKFGLMDKVWGAPSIIDHTGRPFFLVADRGIPNMIIVDQDGQRYINEPTPYHEFVDKMYEHNEKTGGKAITSWIILDGRAKSRYIFAGLFPMQDFPKDYYNNQIVYKANNIADLERQLAIPFGNLQKTIERFNSFARSGEDLDFHRGETEHDRYYGDPTLKNPNLLEINRAPFYALRVYPGDIGTKGGVVIDRDGRVLREDGTAIEGVYACGNCSASVMGAAYPGPGATLGPGMTFGYLAALDCKVNKALAKSKLASV, encoded by the coding sequence ATGAATTGGGATTTACAATATGATGTAGTAGTCGTTGGCTCAGGCGCATCTGGTTTTGCGGCTGCCATTACGGCAAAAAAAGAACAATTAAACACATTATTAATCGAAAAAGAACCCTATTTCGGTGGTGCTTCTGCGCTTTCTGGTGGAGGTGTATGGATTCCGAACAACCGCTATTTAGTGGATGCTGGCGCTGCTGACAGCTACGAAGAGGCAAAAACTTACTTAGATGCTACTGTAGGTAATGCAGTAGCTGAAGATGTGAAAGAGGCTTATTTAAAGCGTGGCATCGAAATGCTCGATTATATGCATGAGCTTAGCCCACATATGCGTTTTTCTTATGCGAAAAATTATTCGGATTACTACCCAACACTTCCAGGTGGCAAAGGGAAAGGACGTTCTATTGAGCCACTATTATTTGATTTAAATGAGCTAGGAGATTGGAAGGATCAGCTTCTTTCACCTACAATCGATACGAAGGGCTTTGTCATGACGGGGCAAGATTTTGTAAAAGTAAATATGATTGCCCGAACAACTGAGGGAAAGGTGCGCTCTTTACGACTTGGCTGGCGCTTAATGCAGCATTTACTGATGAAAAAGAATTTCGCCGCGCTGGGTCAAGCATTGATTGCGCGTTTGGCATTAACCTATAAAGAATTACAGGGCGAACTTTCATTGTCCACTGAATTTGTTGATTTTGTTTACGAGAATGACCGCATCATCGGAATGGAAGTAATGAAAGATGGCGAACGCCTCCTTATTAAAGCAGAACATGGGATCATTTTTGCTTCTGGTGGATTTTCACGCAGTCAAGAATATCGCGAAAAATTTTTACCAGCGCCACAGCATGCGGAATGGACAAGCTCGCCGAAAGGACAAACAGGTGACATTATCGCACCGTTTGAAAAGCTTCACGCAAAATTTGGGCTTATGGACAAGGTTTGGGGAGCACCATCAATCATTGACCATACAGGTAGACCCTTTTTCTTAGTGGCAGACCGTGGCATTCCAAACATGATCATTGTGGACCAGGACGGACAACGCTATATTAACGAGCCAACACCGTATCATGAATTTGTTGACAAAATGTATGAGCATAACGAAAAAACGGGTGGCAAAGCAATTACCTCTTGGATTATTTTAGACGGCCGCGCAAAAAGCCGTTATATATTTGCAGGGTTATTCCCAATGCAGGACTTCCCAAAAGATTATTACAACAATCAAATTGTTTACAAAGCGAATAATATCGCCGATTTAGAGCGTCAATTAGCTATTCCATTTGGTAATTTACAAAAAACAATTGAACGATTTAATAGCTTTGCCCGTAGCGGTGAGGATTTAGATTTCCACCGAGGCGAAACCGAGCATGACCGTTATTATGGCGATCCAACATTAAAAAATCCAAACTTACTCGAAATCAATCGAGCTCCATTTTACGCACTAAGAGTATATCCGGGTGATATTGGTACAAAAGGCGGCGTTGTCATAGACCGCGATGGCCGCGTATTACGTGAAGACGGCACAGCTATTGAAGGCGTCTACGCATGTGGCAACTGCTCAGCATCCGTTATGGGTGCGGCATACCCAGGTCCGGGTGCAACACTTGGCCCTGGCATGACATTTGGTTATTTAGCTGCACTGGACTGTAAAGTGAATAAAGCATTAGCCAAATCAAAATTAGCCTCGGTATAA